The DNA segment CTCTTCGACAGCCGCCTCGGCCGATTCCTGGAGGAGGCGTCGGTCGCGGTGATCAACCAAGAAGGGACGGCGGTCTACGCGGCCCTCATCACCTCCGAACAGTCCCCGAGGCAAGCCACCTACCTCGACCTCATGGTCGACCCGGAACGCCAGCGCGCGGGCCTCGGGACCTTCCTGGTCCGATGGGGCTTCCGAACCCTGCGCGCGCTCGGGTACGGCTCCGTCCGGCTCTGGGTCACGGCCTCTAACGCCCCGGCGCGCGCCCTCTACGAGCGCACGGGCTTCCGGCAGACGGCGACCGCCTCGATCTATCGCTGGAGCCGTCCGGATCCGGATGGGCAACCGCACTCCGGCTGAAATCGACAGTCGCGCGCCATCCATCCCGGGCACGGGCTCAGGCGAGACGGATCGTTGTCCTGCAGCGTCCGGGCGAGGTCGCGTGCGCGTTCGCGCCACAGACGAGCGAACGGCGTGACCGGGTCGAAGGAGTACGAGAGGACGCGCAATGGCACCGGTCCGGAACCCTCCGGCTGCCCCGCGAGGAACAGCCAGGCGCGGTTCTCCCCAAGGGCGGCGCATCGGAACCCGAGCTCGATCGCGTACTGCGGCTGGCGCACTCGGACCTCCTCTGCGGACGGAAGGGTGCGGGTGCGCCACACGCGCAGCAGGTACGGCTTGCCTCGATACACCGGGACCGCTTCTTCGGGTTCCTCGGTCCGGGGCGCGTGGCGAGCGAGCTCGCCGGGTGCTCCGCTTTCCAGCGCTTCCGAAAGTCGATTTCGAACGGGGTCCGAGCCGGCGTGCGGGAGATCCGCCCGTTCCTCCGTTGCCGGAGGCCGGGTCCTCTCGAAGTACGCACGTCGGGGATAGAGCAGGTCCCGGAAGCGCTCGACGACGGGCGGCGGTCGTCCTTCCCGGACCCGGGCCGCGACCCGCCAGCGCTCGCCGGCCTCGCGGTCCTCGACGACGCCGGCCAATCCCGTGAGGATGGGCGATGGTTCGCCTCCCTCGCCCCCCGTGCAGGAGCAGACGTGCTCGCGTTGGAACTCGCATCCACGATCGAACCAGGCACAGCGCGGCAGATCGGTCGGGCGTCCCTCCTCCCACGCCGTTCGCAGCGCCTGCGCCCGCCGCCGGGTCTCCGCCCACAGCGCGGCCGGATCGTGGAAGGAGATGTCGACGACATGGGCGTCGACCAGCTCGTCGCCGCGGGTGATGAGCACCGAGAGGCGGCCGGCCGGTCGCCCAAGGAGGCCGCAGTACATGCCCAGCTGCTCGACGTAATCAGGGCGTGCGCGAGCGAGGTCGTCGACGCCGATGGGACCGCTCGTCGTCTTCAGCTCGATGGGAACCTCCGTGAGCGCATCGATCTGGCCGATGATCCCCTCGCGACGCACCCGCACCTCGAGGGGGGTCCCGGGTCCGAGCTGCGCCCCGAGCCACAGATGCCAGCGAACGCCGGCATCGAGACGCGCCTGGACGCTCGAAGGCTTCGGCAGTTGCGTCTGGCGCCTCCAGTACGCGGCGCGGGGATTGGTCAGGTCGGTCACGCTGATGGGCCGCAGCCCGCTCGCGGCCTGGAGACGGGGGGCGAGCTCGCCCTCGAGGAGCGCATCCTCCTCGACCCGCACGGCACGTGCCCACCCCCCGGCGGCAGGGTCGAGGGGATCGGCGTCCGGTCCCATGGACCTCCCACTCCCCGATCCTATGAGAGAAGGACGGGGGATCGACCGAAGCAAGCCGCTATGTCCCGGATCTCGGTCGGGAGGTCGTGGTCGATCTCACCCGGCGGCCCCTCATCGTCGGTAGCGGGATCGCGGGTCTCTACGTAGCCCTCCGGTGCCACGAGCTCGGCCTGAAGCCGACCCTTGTCACCAAGGCGCGGCTCGAGGAGTCGAACACCCGGTATGCCCAGGGCGGCATCGCCGCGGCGATCGGATCGGACGACTCCATCGATCTCCACTTCGCCGACACGGTCCGCGCCGGAGCGGGTCTCGTCGACCGACCGGCGGCCCGGCTGCTCGCGCACGACGCCCCCGAACGGATCGCCGATCTCGTGCGGCTGGGGGTTCCCTTCGACACGGTCCACGGAGAGATCGCGCTCGGCCAGGAGGCCGCCCATTCTCGCCGGCGCATCCTCCACGCCGGGGGCGACGCGACCGGGCTATCCATCGAAGAGACCCTCAAACGACGCGTCCTCGAGATGGGCATCGAGACCCGGGAACGCACGGTGCTGCGGGAATTGCGTCCGTCCACCACGCGCCGGATCGTGGCCACGCTCTCCGACCCGGACGGTCGCGGGGTCGACCGGCTCGACGCGCGGCCGGTGGTCCTCGCGACCGGCGGAGCGGGGAGCCTCTACCGGCAGAGCTCGAACCCATCGATCGCGACCGGAGAGGGCGTGGCCATCGCCTTCCGGGCCGGCGCGCTCGTGGCCGATATGGAGTTCATCCAGTTCCATCCCACGGCGTTCTACCGTCGCGGGGCTCCCCGCTATCTCATCTCGGAGGCCCTGCGGGGCGAGGGCGCCTCGCTGGTCAACGCCGACGGCGAGAGGTTCCTCGTCTCCGAGCACCGCGACGCGGAACTGGCCCCGCGCGATATCGTCAGTCGCGCGATCGACCGGGAGATCCAGCGCTCCGGTCATCCGTGCGTGTACCTCGACGCGACCGCCACTCCTCGGGACCGCTTGTTCGCACGCTTCCCCTCGATCTGCCACTTCCTCGCGGCCTACGGCATCGATCCGTCTCGCGATCGCATCCCCGTCGCGCCGGTCGCGCACTACATGATCGGCGGTGTGCGGACCGATCTCGACGGCCGGACGACGCTCCCCTCCGTCTATGCCTGCGGGGAGGTCGCCTCCACCGGCGTGCACGGCGCCAACCGCCTTGGGAGCAATTCGCTGATCGAGGGGCTCGTCTTCGGCGAGCGCGTTGCGCGAACGTTGGCGAAGCCACGGGCCGGGAAGCCGGTCCGCACCCGGAGGACACTCGCCATCGATTGGCCGGTGACGCCCGCCGGACCGCAGGAGGAAGGCACGTTCGAGGAGGTGCAGGAACTCCTGTGGGAACGGGTCGGGATCATCCGTGAGGCTGTCGGTCTCGAGAGCGCCATGCGGGAGTTCGGACGGATCGGCGCGTCGGCCGAGCGTCGGACCGAGGCGTTCCCGAGCCATCTCTCCCACGCTGCTCTGACCGCCTACCTCATCGCCCGAGCGGCGCTCACCCGCACCGAAAGCCGCGGAGCCCACTACCGATCCGATCATCCCGACCCGCGCCCGGAGTGGCACCTGCACCTCGGGCTCCAGCGCCGGGCGACGTGAGGGGATTCCGGCGCTCCGTCAACCGTTATCTCCGTCGCGGCGTCCCCCCGGCATGGACCTCAGCCTCTCGGACGAGGAGCGGGATCTGCAGGAGGCGATCCGGCGGTTCGCCCGCAAAGAGATCGCGCCGATCGCGGACAAGATGGACCGGGAGGACTACTTTCCTCGGGACGTCTTCCGACGCCTCGGCGATGCCGGGTTCCTCGGCGTCTCCGTCCCCCCCGAGTACGGCGGCCTCGGACTCTCCTACCGGTGCCAAGCGCTGATCCTGGAAGAGATCGCGCGGGTGAGCCCGGCCCTCGCGCTGAGCGTGGGGGCCCACTCCAACCTGTTCTGTGACAATCTCGCGCGCAACGGCTCCGACGCCCAGCGCAGTACCTTTCTGCCCCCGCTGGCCCGTGGAGAACACATCGGGGCGCTCGCTCTCACCGAACCCGGCGCAGGCTCGGACGCGGTCGCGCTGCGGACCGTCGCCGTTCGCCAGGGCGATCGGTACGTGTTGAACGGCTCGAAGCAGTTCATCACCAACGGCCCCGTAGCGGATACGCTGCTCGTCTACGCGAAGACCGACCCGGAGAAGGGGTCGCACGGGATCAGCGCGTTCATCGTTCCACGCTCCGCGCCCGGCTTCGTCGTCGCACGCAGTCTCGATAAGATGGGGATGCGGGGCTCGCCCACCGGCGAGCTCGCGTTCCAGGATTGCGAGATCCCGGCCGCGAACCTCGTCGGCCCGGAGAACGAGGGCGTGCGGATCATGATGGGCGGCCTCAACGTGGAGCGCGCCGTCCTCGCCGGGATCTCCGTGGGGATCACGACGGAGTGCCTCGAGCGCTCGCTCGAGTACGCGCGACAGCGCGAGCAGTTCGGCCAGAAGATCGGCCACTTCGAGCTCATCGCGGCGAAGATCGCGAACATGTGGATGGACCTGGAGGCCTCGCGTCAACTCCTCTACGGGGCGTTGGCGGCGGTGACGCGCGACAAGCGCTCGGCTCGCGCGAGCGCGGCAGCGCTGACGTTCGCGAGCGAGGCGTCGACGCGCGCCGCGCTCGAGGCGATCCAGATCTGGGGCGGATACGGCTACATGCGGGACGTCCCCCTCGAACGCCTCGCCCGGGATGCGAAGCTCCTCGAAATCGGGGCCGGTACGAGCGAGATACGACGCCTCGTGATCGCCCGCGAGCTCCTCGGACCCGGCTTCGAGCACTGACGGCCGGGCGGCACGCGATGCGGATTTCTCCCCGACATCCCCGCGCTGAGAGCCTCCGCACGCGCGCCCATCTGGCCCAGGAGATGCGCGAGGGGGTCGTTGCGCCCGAAGGTCTGATCGCTCACGGCCGCGGCGAGGCCTTCGACTACCTCCTCGGTGAGCGCAGCTCGGCGAGCGCGCGACGGGCCGAGCGCGCGGCCGCCGCATGGCTCCTGGCCGCCCGACGCCCCGTGGTGAGCGTCAACGGCAACGTGGCGGCCCTCGCCGCGCAACCGCTGGCCCGCCTCGTCCGGGCCCTCCCGCGTCTGCGCGTGGAGGTGAATCTGTTCCACCGCACTCCGGCGCGCGCCGCAAGAGTCGCCTCACGGCTTCGAGCCGCGGGCATCCGGACGGTGCTCGGGGTCCACCCGACCGCACGGATCCCGAAGCTCCCTTCCGACCGGGCCCTCGTCGACCGGGAGGGGATCGCGCAAGCGGACGTCTGCCTGATCCCCCTGGAGGATGGCGACCGCACGGAAGCGCTCCGCGCGCTCGGCATCCGCGTGATTTCGATCGACCTCAACCCGCTCTCGCGGACGAGTGCGCGATCCGATCTGCCGATCATCGATGAGATCACCCGC comes from the Thermoplasmata archaeon genome and includes:
- a CDS encoding phosphopantothenate/pantothenate synthetase, coding for MRISPRHPRAESLRTRAHLAQEMREGVVAPEGLIAHGRGEAFDYLLGERSSASARRAERAAAAWLLAARRPVVSVNGNVAALAAQPLARLVRALPRLRVEVNLFHRTPARAARVASRLRAAGIRTVLGVHPTARIPKLPSDRALVDREGIAQADVCLIPLEDGDRTEALRALGIRVISIDLNPLSRTSARSDLPIIDEITRALDHIARAIRLHKAQVRPGFFRPFDRSRVLADAFATIERRLTREARARAPRPSRRR
- the nadB gene encoding L-aspartate oxidase, with product MVDLTRRPLIVGSGIAGLYVALRCHELGLKPTLVTKARLEESNTRYAQGGIAAAIGSDDSIDLHFADTVRAGAGLVDRPAARLLAHDAPERIADLVRLGVPFDTVHGEIALGQEAAHSRRRILHAGGDATGLSIEETLKRRVLEMGIETRERTVLRELRPSTTRRIVATLSDPDGRGVDRLDARPVVLATGGAGSLYRQSSNPSIATGEGVAIAFRAGALVADMEFIQFHPTAFYRRGAPRYLISEALRGEGASLVNADGERFLVSEHRDAELAPRDIVSRAIDREIQRSGHPCVYLDATATPRDRLFARFPSICHFLAAYGIDPSRDRIPVAPVAHYMIGGVRTDLDGRTTLPSVYACGEVASTGVHGANRLGSNSLIEGLVFGERVARTLAKPRAGKPVRTRRTLAIDWPVTPAGPQEEGTFEEVQELLWERVGIIREAVGLESAMREFGRIGASAERRTEAFPSHLSHAALTAYLIARAALTRTESRGAHYRSDHPDPRPEWHLHLGLQRRAT
- a CDS encoding acyl-CoA dehydrogenase family protein; the encoded protein is MDLSLSDEERDLQEAIRRFARKEIAPIADKMDREDYFPRDVFRRLGDAGFLGVSVPPEYGGLGLSYRCQALILEEIARVSPALALSVGAHSNLFCDNLARNGSDAQRSTFLPPLARGEHIGALALTEPGAGSDAVALRTVAVRQGDRYVLNGSKQFITNGPVADTLLVYAKTDPEKGSHGISAFIVPRSAPGFVVARSLDKMGMRGSPTGELAFQDCEIPAANLVGPENEGVRIMMGGLNVERAVLAGISVGITTECLERSLEYARQREQFGQKIGHFELIAAKIANMWMDLEASRQLLYGALAAVTRDKRSARASAAALTFASEASTRAALEAIQIWGGYGYMRDVPLERLARDAKLLEIGAGTSEIRRLVIARELLGPGFEH